A single region of the Aeromicrobium chenweiae genome encodes:
- a CDS encoding gamma-glutamyltransferase — MPDVAIAAPNEAAADAGQRIALAGGNAVDAALAASLVTMVNEVGLVSLSSGGFITVQPPDGSPPQTVDGWMDMPGRGQALGGGTWDVDTEYGGGVTITIGAGSVATHGSIAAFEEAHRRWGSIPWRELVTPAIEVARTGFRMSAASRYYLEHVHEAIFGWDEESRAAVHDADGAIDSGQLVLPDLAASLELIAADGAAALHTGELARLISADVIRRGGILGPEDLADYRPVVRPSLVARAGDWTFGTNPPPSVGGVCVAAMLRLLDGRPRGPWEPEDVQHVIDVQRAVLGHRLSVLDHADDLERDAAAFLDLVDRDDVGALESGSTAHVSATDSDGGACAVTVSSGYGSGMIARGTGIWLNNCLGEQELNPRGLHGLAPGTRLLSNMAPTVGQHVDGSAIAIGSPGADRITTAIVQVLAGFVNGGLGLQDAVDHRRVHVHRAGRPDEVVRTETDLTMYYGGVGATLRRHDGRLVAAADPRRDGAVRLVHGPTPATTA, encoded by the coding sequence ATGCCCGACGTCGCGATCGCCGCCCCCAACGAGGCCGCGGCGGATGCCGGCCAGCGGATCGCCCTGGCCGGCGGCAACGCGGTCGACGCGGCCCTGGCCGCCTCTCTCGTCACGATGGTCAACGAGGTCGGCCTCGTGTCCCTCAGCTCCGGGGGCTTCATCACGGTGCAGCCGCCTGACGGGAGCCCGCCGCAGACGGTCGACGGCTGGATGGACATGCCCGGCCGGGGACAGGCTCTCGGCGGCGGCACGTGGGACGTCGACACGGAGTACGGCGGCGGCGTCACGATCACGATCGGTGCCGGCTCGGTCGCCACGCACGGCTCGATCGCGGCGTTCGAGGAGGCACACCGGCGCTGGGGCAGCATCCCGTGGCGGGAGCTGGTCACCCCGGCGATCGAGGTCGCCCGGACCGGCTTCCGGATGAGCGCGGCGTCCCGGTACTACCTCGAGCACGTCCACGAGGCGATCTTCGGGTGGGACGAGGAGAGCCGTGCGGCGGTGCACGACGCCGACGGCGCGATCGACTCCGGCCAGCTCGTGCTGCCCGACCTCGCGGCGTCGCTGGAGCTGATCGCGGCCGACGGGGCCGCCGCGCTCCACACGGGTGAGCTCGCACGCCTGATCAGTGCGGACGTCATCCGGCGCGGGGGGATCCTGGGCCCCGAGGACCTCGCTGACTATCGCCCCGTGGTGCGGCCCTCGCTGGTGGCGCGGGCGGGGGACTGGACGTTCGGCACCAACCCGCCCCCGTCGGTCGGCGGCGTGTGCGTCGCGGCCATGCTGCGGCTGCTCGACGGGCGCCCGCGTGGGCCCTGGGAGCCCGAGGACGTGCAGCACGTCATCGACGTGCAGCGCGCGGTGCTGGGTCACCGGCTGTCCGTCCTGGACCACGCCGACGACCTCGAGCGGGACGCGGCGGCCTTCCTCGACCTCGTGGACCGCGACGACGTCGGCGCCCTGGAGTCGGGCTCGACCGCCCACGTGTCCGCGACGGACAGCGACGGCGGGGCCTGCGCCGTCACGGTCTCGTCCGGGTACGGCTCGGGCATGATCGCGCGGGGGACGGGCATCTGGCTCAACAACTGCCTCGGCGAGCAGGAGCTCAACCCGCGCGGACTGCACGGCCTCGCCCCCGGCACCCGGCTGCTGTCGAACATGGCACCGACCGTCGGCCAGCACGTCGACGGCTCCGCGATCGCGATCGGCTCGCCGGGCGCCGATCGCATCACGACCGCGATCGTGCAGGTGCTCGCGGGGTTCGTCAACGGGGGCCTGGGCCTCCAGGACGCGGTCGACCACCGCCGGGTCCACGTGCACCGGGCCGGCCGGCCCGACGAGGTCGTCCGGACCGAGACCGACCTGACGATGTACTACGGCGGGGTCGGTGCCACGCTGCGCCGCCACGACGGACGTCTGGTGGCCGCCGCCGACCCGCGCCGCGACGGCGCCGTACGCCTGGTGCACGGCCCGACGCCCGCCACGACGGCGTGA
- a CDS encoding PspC domain-containing protein: MTDPQQPTASGPPPRGPDEGFEPRRMRTITDMKRSRDDRVVAGVCAGAAKYLNIDPVIVRVVIAVLTVAGFAGVILYVAAWFLLPSEDADRSIAAEWFKLDRNEEQVRVAGLVGAVVVASLSLVGDSSWAWWGGSPWWLLPLALVVYVVWIRPRRRRDEQARQESAYVQSPAAGTDPAGTRRYDVPAGTAAPTPRETRSHALLGLTLSVAAIAVAATVIYDVTQHDVPWTTYVAVALAVVAVGLLVSTFFGNGGGLIAVGSLLAIGLAVGSLLPNGRLGAQQTTPSVASAVDAHYRHGVGLLEVDLTRVTDPEELLGRTITLDAGIGQTRVIVPDGLAVRVDADLRAGEISLFGREDNGTEVSLETRTAEPAATSLTIDIDQKLGHIEVISR, encoded by the coding sequence ATGACCGACCCCCAGCAGCCCACCGCGTCGGGGCCTCCGCCGCGCGGCCCGGACGAGGGCTTCGAGCCCCGCCGGATGCGCACCATCACCGACATGAAGCGCTCGCGGGACGACCGCGTCGTCGCCGGCGTGTGCGCCGGCGCGGCCAAGTACCTCAACATCGACCCGGTCATCGTCCGCGTCGTCATCGCGGTCCTCACCGTCGCCGGTTTCGCGGGCGTCATCCTGTACGTCGCCGCGTGGTTCCTGCTGCCGTCCGAGGACGCCGACCGGAGCATCGCCGCCGAGTGGTTCAAGCTCGACAGGAACGAGGAGCAGGTCCGCGTCGCGGGGCTGGTCGGTGCGGTCGTGGTGGCGTCCCTCTCCCTCGTCGGCGACAGCAGCTGGGCCTGGTGGGGCGGCTCGCCGTGGTGGCTGCTCCCCCTCGCCCTGGTGGTGTACGTGGTGTGGATCCGCCCGCGGCGCCGTCGGGACGAGCAGGCCCGCCAGGAGTCCGCCTACGTCCAGTCCCCCGCCGCCGGGACGGACCCCGCCGGCACGCGCCGGTACGACGTTCCCGCGGGGACCGCCGCCCCCACGCCCCGGGAGACCAGGTCCCACGCACTGCTCGGGCTGACCCTGTCGGTCGCCGCGATCGCGGTCGCGGCCACCGTCATCTACGACGTGACGCAGCACGACGTCCCCTGGACGACCTACGTCGCGGTCGCGCTGGCGGTCGTCGCGGTCGGGCTCCTGGTCAGCACGTTCTTCGGCAACGGCGGTGGCCTCATCGCGGTCGGCTCCCTCCTGGCGATCGGCCTGGCGGTCGGCTCGCTGCTCCCGAACGGACGCCTCGGCGCCCAGCAGACCACGCCGTCCGTGGCGTCCGCGGTCGACGCGCACTACCGGCACGGTGTCGGGCTGCTCGAGGTCGACCTGACGCGGGTCACCGATCCCGAGGAGCTGCTGGGACGCACGATCACGCTCGACGCCGGGATCGGGCAGACCCGGGTCATCGTCCCTGACGGCCTCGCGGTCCGCGTCGACGCCGACCTGCGGGCCGGCGAGATCTCCCTCTTCGGCCGTGAGGACAACGGCACCGAGGTGTCGCTCGAGACCCGGACCGCGGAGCCCGCGGCCACCTCCTTGACGATCGACATCGACCAGAAGCTCGGCCACATCGAGGTGATCAGCCGATGA
- a CDS encoding glycerophosphodiester phosphodiesterase: MTAARQAPVVIGHRGVPGERLEHTRPSYLLAIEQGCDYIEPDVVVTKDGVLVVRHENEIGGTTDVAERPEFADRKTLKVLDGVPHTGWFTEDFTLEEIRTLRARERLPKLRPQNIPLAHTEPVLTFDEVVDIAEQASVGRDEPVGVYVETKHPTYFAGIGLDLNDLLVANLERRGLDHEDSGVVIQSKETGNLRALRDRTPVPLVQLLDRQGAPYDLVAAGDPRTYAALSTPEELTGIAAYADGIGPNKSQVIGRDRSQRLTGETGLVRDAHDLGLFVHVWTMRSENNFLPLDLRVGRDKAAHGDAVAEYLAFYDAGVDGVFTDFTQTAVQARRAWAARR, translated from the coding sequence ATGACCGCCGCGCGCCAGGCACCCGTGGTCATCGGCCACCGCGGCGTGCCCGGCGAGCGCCTCGAGCACACCCGACCGTCCTACCTGCTCGCGATCGAGCAGGGCTGCGACTACATCGAGCCGGACGTGGTCGTGACCAAGGACGGCGTGCTGGTCGTGCGGCACGAGAACGAGATCGGCGGCACCACCGACGTCGCGGAGCGGCCCGAGTTCGCCGACCGCAAGACCCTGAAGGTCCTGGACGGTGTCCCGCACACCGGCTGGTTCACCGAGGACTTCACGCTCGAGGAGATCAGGACGCTGCGGGCCCGCGAGCGCCTGCCGAAGCTGCGGCCGCAGAACATCCCCCTGGCCCACACCGAGCCGGTCCTGACGTTCGACGAGGTCGTCGACATCGCCGAGCAGGCGAGCGTCGGCCGGGACGAGCCGGTCGGGGTCTACGTGGAGACCAAGCACCCGACGTACTTCGCCGGCATCGGCCTGGACCTCAACGACCTCCTGGTCGCGAACCTGGAGCGCCGCGGTCTCGACCACGAGGACTCCGGCGTCGTGATCCAGTCGAAGGAGACCGGCAACCTGCGTGCGCTGCGCGACCGGACGCCGGTGCCGCTGGTCCAGCTCCTCGACCGGCAGGGCGCGCCGTACGACCTGGTGGCCGCGGGGGACCCGCGCACGTACGCCGCGCTGTCGACGCCCGAGGAGCTGACCGGCATCGCCGCGTACGCCGACGGGATCGGTCCCAACAAGAGCCAGGTGATCGGCCGTGACCGGTCGCAGCGACTGACCGGCGAGACCGGGCTCGTCCGGGACGCCCACGACCTCGGCCTGTTCGTGCACGTCTGGACGATGCGCAGCGAGAACAACTTCCTGCCCCTCGACCTGAGGGTCGGCCGGGACAAGGCCGCCCACGGCGATGCCGTGGCCGAGTACCTCGCGTTCTACGACGCTGGCGTCGACGGGGTGTTCACGGACTTCACGCAGACGGCGGTGCAGGCCCGTCGTGCGTGGGCGGCACGTCGGTAG
- a CDS encoding PspC domain-containing protein, translated as MKKLTRNTEDRWVAGICSGVADYTGVDVTVVRLVLVVCTLLGAGSLLIGYLVAWVLIPKRTDTLWGRATDVPPTHDGPAPPSA; from the coding sequence ATGAAGAAGCTGACCCGCAACACTGAGGACCGTTGGGTCGCCGGCATCTGCTCGGGCGTGGCCGACTACACAGGTGTCGACGTCACCGTCGTGCGGCTCGTGCTCGTCGTCTGCACGCTCCTCGGCGCCGGGTCGCTGCTCATCGGCTACCTCGTGGCCTGGGTGCTCATCCCCAAGCGCACCGACACCCTCTGGGGCCGGGCTACCGACGTGCCGCCCACGCACGACGGGCCTGCACCGCCGTCTGCGTGA